AGATGATGTGGATCTCATAACTAACATCCCTCTTAGTCTATATGAAAGGAAAGACAGATTGTATTGGTTGCATAGCAAATCTGGTGCTTATACAGTCAGAACAGGCTACGTTGTTGCCAAAGGGGGAAGGGAGATAATGAACCACAGAATTGCACCTGACTCAGAGACTAGTTGGGCAATTAGGAAGCACACGGTGTGGAAAAGATTGTGGGGCTTAAATATCAAAATGAAGCTCAAGCATTTTTTATGGAGGTGTTTGTAAAATGGGCTGGCTACTAATGAAGCTCTCTACCAAAGAGTTGGGAAAGGAAGCAATCAGTGCCAATGTTGTGGTGAGGCTACGGAGACCATTGaacatgttttctttttttgtccaACAGCTCAAATGGCTTGGAGGCTAGCTCCGGTGAGTTGGGAAGGGATAGCTGAGCTTCAATGCAATATGTGGAGGTGGTGGGATGCTGTGATGGAATCGGCTAAGGGTGCCCAAGGAATGGATCGCATCAAGCTCACAGTAAATATACTTTGGCAGCTCTGGAAGGCGAGAAACAAGAGAGTATTCCAGCTGGTGAATGAGGACGCAAAAGTGATAATTGACAAAGCCCAGCAAGAGTGGATCGAATTTGAAGAGGCAACTGGCTCTCAATCCCGCGGTTTCGAATCAACAGAGCAGCAAAGACTGAGTCAGCATAATTGGGAGCCACCAATGGAGGGAGTAGTGAGAATTAATACGGACGCAGCAATCTCAGCAAAAATGGTCAGGACAGGATTGGGAATTGTTGCACGGAACTGGCGAGGAGATCTAGTGAAAGCCCGAGGGATTAGTAGAAGGAAAAAAGGGGAAGCTGCCACGGAGGAATCTTTAGCAATCCGAAGTGCGCTGGAAATGGCTCAAGCTGCAGGATGGACAAAGATAGAAGTCCAGTCAGACTGCAGAAATGTTGTGAGCTCGATCAATGCGGGCAATGTTCAGGATTGTAAGCTACAAACAATCCTTGAAGACATTGAGGCCCTAAAGACTAGCTTTGACAGCTGTATCTTTTCTTTTGTTCCCAGAAGTGCGAATGGTTGCAGTCATGCAATGGCTCAATTTGCAACCAAGGTGGTTAATACCATTGACTGGCAAGCTTCTTATCCAACATGGTTAACTGTTCTTGCTAGGAAAGATATGGGGATAGTTACCCCTTTTTGTAATTAACTCTTGTATTTTCAAGTGTTTATTATCCATTATCTATAAAATGTTATcgtttgattaaaaaaaaaaaaaaaaaaaaaaaaaaactgatgagGTTTTCTCTCTTGGAAAAATTTAAGTACTTTATGTGGTCATTTGATAAGTAACTTGAGTAATGGGGTGTTAGGAGCAGAAAATATTATTTAGCAATTTCAGATTTTTGTCTGTTTTTGCTCTTGGtccattcctttttttttcttttgctctttgaGCAACCAATTCCTGACCAGGGATTTTTGTGTACATTACTTCAAATAGAGCCCCAATTCATCTATTCAAGCTCTGTTGCACCAAATAATTATGGAGACTTGGGGGTTGGGAGTCCTAGCTAAATTGCCAAAAGAGGCCCTGCAGCATATCCTCCACAGTATGGACTGTGTCATTTAATCATTGCTCAATATCCAATAACAATATTGTTGCAGTGCCTACTCTGAACCAGAGGGAAAATTATTCTCCAGCCTATGATAGTTATAAACTTGCTCCTAAAGAGTACATATTCCACTAATAGATTAGTAAAATGTCACCTTCATaccaaaaattatttcaaagATTTTCTGATTTTGTTCTTTACTTCCTCAATTTTTTATGCTCCTCATCAAAATTTCACGTGTGCCTTGTATGAGCTCATTATTATATGTGACCATGTTCGAGATATTAAATGAAACAAATTCTAATGTTTACAGGACCGAAAGAGCACCTTCATTATGAGCAATTGTACAAAGCAATCGCGATAGGTTATTTTCGTCACACAAAACATCTACTTGATCAAGATCCACTCGCTGTTAGGGCAATAGTTTCATCACATAAAGAAACTGCACTTCACATTGCTATTCAGCATGGACGCATGAAGATTGCAAAGGAGTTATTGCAGAGAATGGCACCAGAAGACTTGGAAGTTGTTAATGAATATGGATCCACAGCTCTTACTCTTGCTGCAATCAGTGGTGTAACAAAGCTGGCAAGGACTATTGTGGAAAAAAATAATAGGCTGCTTGTTATGAAAAATGACCTTGACAATGGGCAGCTTCCTGTCATTGTGGCTGCTTTGTTTGATCAAAAGCATATGGTTAATTATCTATACAGCGTAACACCAAAGGAGCATCTAAGTCCAGATAGGGGTGACAATGGAGCTACATTGCTTAATTCGCTAATTACAGCAGAAGTATATGGTTAGATTATAGATATAACAGGCAACATACCAATCTGCAACACACACTTCTTCATTATATGTGCCTCTAACTCCTGCTTTTTAATCGTTACAGATGTTGCTTCAATGCTGCTTCGacagtatccaaaacttggCGTCACCCCTGATCATAATGGTGACTACACTCTCAGGTTACTGGCTCTCAAGCCATCTGCATTTCCTAGTGGAACCAAACTTTCTTTCTGGAAAAATTGGATCTATTCATGTGAGTGTCCTTTTTCCAGTTCTACTTTACTTTGATAACTGACTTGTATGTAATGAAGCAAAATATTCTACTCTCCAATTCAATAATAAGCCAAACAGTCTAAGAGCAATGGCCATTCTACATTTTGTGGATTTTTATGATGTTTCAGTTATCATGTCAGTATGCAATGTGGATTGTTTTTTTCAGTCCAAGTTGTCGGGCAAGATAAAATCTTCCACCAACAAGAATATTAAATAGCCGTGATCAGTAAATGTGTACTAGTGTTAGGGAATGCTACTCATACCATCTATTTATGCCCCAGGTGTAATGGTACATTCTCCATCGGGGAGTCCAACAGATTCTCATGAAGATGAGGTAACAAAAACTCAAAGAGCAAGCATGACTGAAGGCCACAACATTGACATTCATGATCCTAGTGATGATGAGATGACTAAGACAGGGAATCAAGGCCTTACTAGCTCTGGTATGTAAAATACCAAGTTTCTTTTCCAAAATTCCTTCTGTTGCACATTAAAGACTTCTAATTTTTTGTGGTGGGATCTCTCCTAACTTTTTCTCTCAATTTTTTAGCAGTAGCTTGATGACAAAGTGTAATGCATTGTATTTTAATAGGTAAATAATCTGATATGTGGTGGACTATCTAGGATTGGGGGAAACCAGAGGAAAGTTCAAAAATTAAGAGGATTCAGCCCCACATTTTGGAACTTTTTGTAGTAAAGATAGAACATTGTTTCCTTTCAACGATGAGTAATGAGGAACTTTTCAACTCATGTGTGCATTAACTATAAATGGTAAAATAATAAACTCAGCTGCTTCCATTTGAAGTAACTAAAATGAAATGGCGCTTGAACCATTGGTCACCAGGTAGTGGGGCATTTGTCATCAGGTAATATCAAGGGGTTGAATATAGCTTGCTAACAGTGTCTATCACAGAGTTCTTAAGAACGTAATCTAGCTGGCATTGCTGCATTGGCATATGCTGAAGAATCTTAACCTATCTAGCTCCAAGAATAATTCACGACTACTCCACCATGAAAGAGGGGGTCAATTGACCTCCTGACTTGCATACAGCTTTCCAAATCATTCACTACTGCTAATCTTAAAGGCAAGATAGTCAAATCTTGTTAGTATGCAAAGGACCCCAACATCAGGTTTTCTTAGGGGATTGAAACTCAAGCCTATGTTCTGTTAGACAAGAATGGATTGGTTAGGTCACCAACCTTTGCTCCTCCTGACGCAAGTTGGACTCCTAAGTGTAAAGATAGCTTCTGAGAAGATCACCTACATAGGGATCCCAATGCAGCCGAAAAAAAATACTGAATATGTAGATAGTGCAACAAGAGATGTAAACAACAAGGCAAAACATGTATAGGGATGGTAATGTTCATCTTCAGGTCTTACCAAGTTTGGCAAAACATATCTTTGATTTTCTGTAGCCCGTGACCTTGCTCCTCTGGCAATGCTTTCAATTCTCTCAAGTTCACTACGGTAGTGGTGCATTGCTCTCGCTCTTCTTTTGTCCAATTCAGCCTGAAACATGTTAGCTCATAGCTTAGATCCATTTCATCAGTGTTACTTGTTTTCTGGCAAAATAGATGTTGGACTGAAATTAGAACCTCTGTTCTTTCTAATCGACGTTTTgccttcttctccttcttctccTCCAACTCGAGAATTTTGGCCCTCTTCTTCTCATACCTGAAAAGGTTTATTAGCTGACAAACTGATACCTATCTAAATGGATACACATTAAAGGAACTTCCCAAGGTACTTTAAAGATGGagttaatttctttttcttcttttttttttctccttttcttttcctattgattagaagaaatgatttACATACCTTTCTTTTATCCTAGCCATTTCGTCTTCCTCCCAAACATCTGCCCGAGTATCTCCTATTCCTGGCTTCTTTGGACTCTGCCTAACTGTGGCTAACACAAGAACTCTTAGGAACAGAATCTACCTAGAATTTTCAACATCTCTGGCTCCCTCAAGTGATTGTAGCGACAACTGCTTAAAATCATCTCCCATCTACAGATACCTAAATTCAGATATGTAGGATAATCCATATATCGGAACATGAGGTGCCTTCTCATTTATCTTAGTTACCTCAGCTTCAACAAAAAAGTGGATGCCTCTGGATGTCTCTTCCATTTTTGGCAGCTTATATCACCATATCTAGTTTGTTTACTGTCCTTACGATCTTGTTTTGAGATTCTCATCCTTTGTTCAATCCAATAGATATTATTCATATCATCTAATTCACATGtctgaccgtcaaattctgtttctttttttccgTTTAAGTATCAAGTGATAATATGTTTAAACCCCACTTTTTCTGCTCTGCTTAGCTTGCATTCACTACGCAGGCATGCAAGTTTTTTAAACCCCATGGTTCACTTGTTACACATCTGTCACGGCATATCAGTCGAATATCAAGTGATGCACACGTTATAgcatataaaaattttcaaaaaatctcaaaaaattactaaaaataaaaaaatactataaaaGGCACAATCTGAAAAATATCCGAATTGACTCCGAGTTGTCACGAATATGGAATTATTCACGATTCGGGAATCAGTATCGTACCGGTCCCCTCCGTTCCAGttatgactcggccgagtcgtatCGGACTCGGCTGAGATGCCTACTGACTTATAGTACTAGTCTGATGTCTGTTTAGTAACTAAGAGGCTCTTTACTCTAATATACCACTGTTTTAGATGTCCTTATTCAACAGTGCAAATAATACACTGCTACAGTTCTATGCTATTCCTTTTGATCTCACGTTTGAAGCATCTATATCAGTAATTGGTTTATGTCCCATTTTGTTCATCCTACGCatataatttttttcccttgcAGTGCTGAAGATTTTGCATGGACTTAATTGGAGCATAGTAGGATGCCTCGGTCCGTTTCATTAACTAACATTTTTTACTCAGCGAAACGATGTTACTTTTTCCTAATGTCTTCTTTTGATCTCTGTCCCAGGAATGAAGCAAATacatgaaaagaaaaggattcATAGAGATGCCCTTGAAATCCTATTCTGCATTGTTAAGGAACTCCGGACAATGAGCAACATAGAACTTGAAAGGATGCAGattgataaaattttatacgACGCCATTCAGCATGGAATCGTTGAGTTTGTTGAGGAAATTTTAATATGGCTTCCTGCACTCATCTATAGCAGAGACAAAACAGGCAGAACAGTATTTTCACATGCAATTTTGCTTTGCCAAGAGACAATTTATAGCCTTATATATGCCTTGGGAGAGCGAACGAGCATTCTAGCCCGCAGGCAAGACTCTTTCGGAAACAATTTCTTACATTTAGCAGCCAGGCTGTCTCCACCATCTCAACTTGACAGGGTTTCTGGAGCAGCTCTTCAAATGCAAATGGAACTACAATGGTTTCAGGTCGCAATTCAATTCATTGTCAGTAACCTATTTTAGCTTAGTGTATCAAGTTTGTTGTCAtttcgtttttgttttttaatttccGTCTTATGAAATAGAGACTCAAAAACTGCAATAATTCTTTTTCTAATGGTGTTGTCCTAGTGAGGCTTTGTACCTGACATAAGTTATTTTTTAGGAAGTTGAGAGTATTCTACCACCAAGGATGAAGAAAGAATTGAATTCTAGTGATAAAACACCTTCTGCCCTCTTCTCTGACGAGCATAAGGCATTGGCTAAGGAGGGAGAGAAATGGATGAAAAATATTGCAGGATCAAGTATGATTGTGGGAACTCTCATCGCTGCAGCCATGTTTACAACGGCTTTCACAGTTCCAGGTGGTAATGATGGTAAAACAGGGCTCCCTGTCATGATAGGTACTCAACAAAAAGCATTCTTGTTTCTTATGGCATCAAATGCAGTGTCAATGTTCACTTCTACAACATCGATTCTGATGTTCTTGGGGATTCTTACTGCACGTTATGCAGAAAAAGAATTTCTCAAGTCCTTACCTACAAAGTTAATATTTGGAATCACATTTTTGTTCGTCTCGATAGTCTTCATGATGGCATCATTTGGTACTGCTATATATCTGACGCTGATCGAACAAGTAGCTTGGATTTCCTACCCAATCATTGTTTTCTGTGTTATTCCAATAGCCCTTTACTCATTGCTGCAATTCCCTCTTCTGGTTGAGATGATCAGTCGCACTTACGGACATGGCATGTTCGACAAACGCAAAAAGAAACTCGAGTTTTGATACCTGAATTAGTACCAGCATCTCTCCATTCTGCTGCTTATCGTGACATTCTGTATTTCACTCGCATTGGATTGctttgaagttgttttccaaaTAATCCTTCAGTGTGATGTTTTGAATAGATTTTGTTGgaaacatccatttgttttgtctCCAGCTTGTACTGGAATTCTTCGGATTCCTGTGATTCTGAGGATTCCTGGAGCTATCAATAAATCATACCTATGGATTGCTTTTGATTGTTTGCCACATCAAATACTACCTAATATTTAGTATTGATATTTTAATTGTCTTTGCCGAGTTCTCTTATGTACTAGTAATAGATTACATGTTTTGCACGTGAACATgatgcttttaaaatttttttttgccttcaaatttttagaaaattaattgTTTTGAAGGAATAAatataagggataatttcagaaacttccctcgaggtttctaataatttcaccTAGTACCCTTGAGATTTTCaatattacacttacctcccttgaccCTATATAATGACCATAATAACCTTAACATATTAATAGTTATCATGCAGTTAAACAACCCGCTCCTAATCTTGTGTATATGAATGCATCACACAATTAGACATTTAATGGAAACGAAGACAAGATTCACCCATGAAATAACCAATTATATCCTAAACATAATTTTAACAtattataaattaattttaGCTTTGTTTGAAAGATCTAGAGATGAATAGAAGAAGATGTAAGTTGAAGATTTAAAAAGGATGGGGCTAGTATTAATATTCCAACATTTGAGGGATAAGATGTTATAATGCAGTTGGGGAAATTTTTTGAGTTTAATAatgtcaatttttttcttttttaagttagattgaggttttagaatttagggACTCATGGTGGTGATGATCATGGTGCTAATGGTACTAATTTGAGATGTGAGAATATGAAAGGTTTAACATAGTAGAGATGATGGTTGAAAATAGGATTGAGATCTTATGAATGctccatttttttaaaaacattttATAGGAAGGTAAAATGAATTTCACAATTTCATGTGGGCATTTTCGattattcattcaaaattttgaccattGAATGGTTTTTGTTACCAAAATGATAAAGTCAAGggatatgtgtaatttttgaaagcttAAGAGAACTaggtgaaattgtcaaaaacctcaatgaaggtttctgaaattataccTAAAGGTAATTGACAGGTgccaaacctgtgcaataataaatacctactctagaaaaatacagattttgtatatagcggtgagtagggtcgaatccacagggactggggataattcgtttcttttagagtccaaagtatgggggggttttggaaaatgagagtaactaaattacttggaataaataaaataaaataactacaactcaaataactaattatcacaataaaaataataatggacgaactctagccaagagacaacttcggagatggttcacttaattcgatcacagatgcaaggattattccagttactatctgataaattagttatagttgtcatacacgcgataaacaaccaactcttcctcaatttgtcgatagccaaggtacgaccgttgactatttctctaatcaggaaataaccctaggtacgaccatagaagttcaattccctaattgcatgaataattagaagagcctaattctaaccaatcaacacgctacgagggtctctttaagttagcctgtctatccccctgacacaaacccaatcatgccagttgccaccagtttagaataattaaacaattacggatttaactatcctaattggcttcaggttattgaattaatctagaatccgggccctggataatcgaataataaaacaaccatatgaacataa
This sequence is a window from Coffea eugenioides isolate CCC68of chromosome 7, Ceug_1.0, whole genome shotgun sequence. Protein-coding genes within it:
- the LOC113776929 gene encoding uncharacterized protein LOC113776929; amino-acid sequence: MKQIHEKKRIHRDALEILFCIVKELRTMSNIELERMQIDKILYDAIQHGIVEFVEEILIWLPALIYSRDKTGRTVFSHAILLCQETIYSLIYALGERTSILARRQDSFGNNFLHLAARLSPPSQLDRVSGAALQMQMELQWFQVAIQFIEVESILPPRMKKELNSSDKTPSALFSDEHKALAKEGEKWMKNIAGSSMIVGTLIAAAMFTTAFTVPGGNDGKTGLPVMIGTQQKAFLFLMASNAVSMFTSTTSILMFLGILTARYAEKEFLKSLPTKLIFGITFLFVSIVFMMASFGTAIYLTLIEQVAWISYPIIVFCVIPIALYSLLQFPLLVEMISRTYGHGMFDKRKKKLEF